One genomic segment of Mesoterricola silvestris includes these proteins:
- a CDS encoding Do family serine endopeptidase, with translation MKRQIKQLFMLSAFAGVCMAVGMGLSYRWVARAQEEQPVTVDAKGLDRLPPIAEVAEKLNPTVVAITNTSFVKNRGRFEGESPNGDDFFNWFFGPQRPGTRRPQEEEQRVQAGGSGVVISPDGKILTNNHVIDGVRGGESTIEVKMADGRTFKATILGKDKELDIALIKVDAKHLPYAKLGDSDAMRIGEWVVAIGNPLGLEHTVTQGIVSAKGRQLTGPGLESFIQTDAAINRGNSGGPLLNLRGEVIGINTAIRPDGQNIGFAVPVNMIKRVIADLESGKPVSRGYLGVATRNLDNEFQSSLGIKEGAVVSSVDRGTPADKAGIQRLDVITAVDGQKVRSGDQLVAAIAGRRAGESVSVTVWRDGKFKDIKVVLGDRRELQKGDAQEGDDEDSAPRTDPENPKQMNLEKTYGFTVEGLSAANRHQFGVPADVKGVVITFVAARSGAAEKGLQAGLIITAVGPKDIDGLQSFQEEVKKAGTKKPLLLLVRPPRGASFTMAIPPR, from the coding sequence ATGAAACGCCAGATCAAGCAACTCTTCATGCTCTCCGCCTTCGCGGGCGTTTGCATGGCCGTGGGGATGGGACTCAGCTACCGCTGGGTGGCCAGGGCCCAGGAGGAGCAACCGGTCACCGTCGACGCCAAGGGCCTCGACCGCCTTCCGCCCATCGCCGAGGTGGCCGAGAAGCTCAACCCGACCGTGGTGGCCATCACCAACACCAGCTTCGTGAAGAACCGCGGCCGCTTCGAGGGCGAGTCCCCCAACGGCGACGACTTCTTCAACTGGTTCTTCGGGCCCCAGCGCCCGGGCACCCGCAGGCCCCAGGAGGAGGAGCAGCGGGTCCAGGCCGGGGGCAGCGGCGTCGTCATCTCCCCCGACGGCAAGATCCTCACCAACAACCACGTCATCGACGGCGTGCGGGGCGGGGAATCCACCATCGAAGTGAAGATGGCCGACGGCCGAACCTTCAAGGCCACGATCCTGGGCAAGGACAAGGAACTGGACATCGCCCTCATCAAGGTGGACGCCAAGCACCTGCCCTACGCCAAGCTGGGCGACAGCGACGCCATGCGCATCGGCGAATGGGTGGTGGCCATCGGCAACCCCCTGGGCCTGGAGCACACCGTCACCCAGGGCATCGTTTCCGCCAAGGGCCGCCAGCTCACCGGGCCCGGCCTCGAATCCTTCATCCAGACCGACGCCGCCATCAACCGGGGCAACTCCGGCGGCCCCCTGCTCAACCTCCGGGGCGAGGTCATCGGCATCAACACCGCCATCCGCCCCGACGGCCAGAACATCGGCTTCGCGGTGCCCGTGAACATGATCAAGCGGGTCATCGCCGATCTGGAGAGCGGCAAGCCCGTGAGCCGCGGCTACCTGGGCGTGGCCACCCGCAACCTGGACAACGAATTCCAGTCCTCCCTGGGCATCAAGGAAGGCGCGGTGGTCTCCAGCGTGGACCGGGGCACCCCCGCGGACAAGGCCGGCATCCAGCGCCTGGACGTCATCACCGCCGTGGACGGCCAGAAGGTGCGCAGCGGCGACCAGCTGGTGGCCGCCATCGCGGGCCGCAGGGCCGGCGAGTCCGTCTCCGTCACCGTGTGGCGCGACGGGAAGTTCAAGGACATCAAGGTGGTCCTGGGCGACCGCCGGGAACTGCAGAAGGGCGACGCCCAGGAGGGCGATGACGAGGATTCCGCCCCCCGCACCGACCCGGAGAACCCCAAGCAGATGAACCTGGAAAAGACCTACGGGTTCACCGTGGAGGGCCTCTCCGCCGCCAACCGGCACCAGTTCGGCGTCCCCGCGGACGTCAAGGGCGTGGTCATCACCTTCGTGGCGGCCCGGTCCGGCGCGGCGGAAAAGGGCCTCCAGGCCGGCCTGATCATCACCGCCGTGGGCCCCAAGGACATCGACGGGCTCCAGTCCTTCCAGGAGGAAGTGAAGAAGGCCGGGACCAAGAAGCCCCTGCTCCTCCTGGTGCGTCCCCCCCGGGGCGCCTCGTTCACCATGGCCATCCCGCCCCGCTAG
- a CDS encoding hemolysin family protein, whose protein sequence is MHTSALIATPALILATGFFVCAEFAAVRVRGTQLEALLDADPRAAQALEVHRNLDRHLSSIQVAITLLTISLGAVGEDIFVKGFQALFGAVPWPRTGLLLGSFMGILAITLLQVVLAELLPRGIALRSAEAWALRTAGPLLFWSQAIFPVTRTLTGITHGLERFLGIPAAVDHAPTEEEFRRMLTKSELETSRKDLIENLFDFSKRTVKEVAVPRAQVVYFDLQRTFEENLALARSCTNTRLPLVDGDLDHVVGVIHLRDLLWALNDQGPEVDLRSLARAAFLVPEMRLIQDLLLDFQKQKQHLALVVNEHGGVDGLVTLEDVLEELVGEIQDEFDREVIDLRRTRGGAWLAQGTVSLEALEDHLGLHLEVEKGSVSLGGLFQERLGRILRAGDELRIHGWRIRVLEMRGMAPRKFLLKPVATGEPLDD, encoded by the coding sequence GTGCACACCAGCGCCCTGATCGCCACCCCGGCGCTCATTCTCGCCACGGGGTTCTTCGTATGCGCCGAATTCGCGGCGGTGCGGGTGCGGGGCACCCAGTTGGAGGCCCTCCTGGACGCCGACCCCCGGGCGGCCCAGGCCCTGGAGGTGCACCGCAACCTGGACCGCCACCTCTCCAGCATCCAGGTGGCCATCACGCTCCTGACCATCAGCCTCGGCGCGGTGGGCGAGGACATCTTCGTCAAGGGGTTCCAGGCGCTCTTCGGCGCGGTGCCATGGCCCCGCACGGGGCTCCTGCTGGGCTCGTTCATGGGCATCCTGGCGATCACCCTGCTCCAGGTGGTGCTGGCCGAACTGCTGCCCCGGGGCATCGCCCTGCGCTCCGCGGAAGCCTGGGCCCTGCGCACCGCGGGGCCCCTCCTCTTCTGGTCCCAGGCCATCTTCCCCGTGACCCGGACCCTGACGGGCATCACCCACGGGCTGGAACGGTTCCTGGGCATCCCCGCGGCCGTGGACCACGCCCCCACGGAGGAGGAGTTCCGGCGCATGCTCACCAAGAGCGAGCTGGAAACCTCCCGCAAGGACCTCATCGAGAATCTCTTCGATTTCTCCAAGCGCACCGTCAAGGAGGTCGCGGTGCCCCGGGCGCAGGTGGTCTACTTCGACCTTCAGCGCACCTTCGAGGAGAACCTGGCCCTGGCCCGGAGCTGCACCAACACGCGCCTTCCGCTGGTGGACGGGGACCTGGACCACGTGGTGGGCGTCATCCACCTGCGCGACCTGCTGTGGGCCCTCAACGACCAGGGCCCGGAGGTGGATCTCCGGAGCCTGGCGCGGGCGGCCTTCCTGGTGCCGGAGATGCGCCTCATCCAGGACCTGCTCCTGGACTTCCAGAAGCAGAAGCAGCACCTGGCCCTGGTGGTGAACGAGCACGGCGGCGTGGACGGCCTGGTGACCCTGGAGGACGTGCTGGAGGAGCTTGTGGGCGAGATCCAGGACGAATTCGACCGGGAGGTGATCGACCTCCGCCGCACCCGGGGCGGGGCCTGGCTGGCCCAGGGCACCGTCAGCCTGGAGGCCCTGGAGGACCACCTGGGGCTCCACCTGGAGGTGGAGAAGGGGTCCGTGAGCCTGGGGGGCCTCTTCCAGGAGCGGCTGGGGCGGATCCTGCGCGCCGGCGACGAGCTGCGCATCCACGGCTGGCGGATCCGCGTGCTGGAGATGCGGGGCATGGCCCCCCGGAAGTTCCTCCTGAAACCCGTGGCCACCGGGGAGCCCCTTGACGATTGA
- a CDS encoding NTP transferase domain-containing protein yields MTIDGFILAAGLGTRMGPLSRALPKPAWPFNGRPLIALAADGLRRAGIRHLACNAHVLPDRIREATRDTGIEVCPEPVLLGTAGGLRHVRDRAADELAVWNGDILADPPWEAFRERHRALGSDLSWLLIPHPGGPWNPVWLSPEGRILPPGRTGDGPYHFVGPAFWSRRALALLPDEGPADVKTQVLARLDRAFGVVVDPFPFYEIGSPDQLIEAAARVAPGAEGRIPGCYVHPEASPVGSLRRCVLGPGARLHPAFRDQDAFWFQEGGHLVRLAL; encoded by the coding sequence TTGACGATTGACGGGTTCATCCTGGCGGCGGGGCTGGGCACGCGAATGGGGCCCCTGTCCCGGGCCCTGCCCAAGCCGGCCTGGCCCTTCAACGGCCGCCCGCTCATCGCCCTGGCGGCTGACGGCCTGCGCCGGGCGGGGATCCGCCATCTGGCCTGCAATGCCCACGTGCTCCCGGACCGCATCCGGGAGGCCACCCGGGACACGGGCATCGAGGTGTGCCCGGAGCCCGTCCTGCTGGGCACCGCCGGGGGCCTGCGCCACGTGCGGGACCGGGCCGCGGACGAACTGGCGGTGTGGAACGGGGATATCCTGGCCGATCCCCCCTGGGAGGCCTTCCGGGAGCGCCACCGGGCCCTGGGCTCGGACCTCAGCTGGCTGCTCATCCCCCACCCGGGGGGCCCCTGGAATCCCGTGTGGCTCAGCCCGGAGGGCCGCATCCTCCCCCCCGGGCGCACCGGGGACGGACCCTACCACTTCGTGGGCCCCGCCTTCTGGAGCCGCCGGGCCCTGGCCCTCCTGCCCGACGAGGGCCCCGCGGACGTGAAGACCCAGGTCCTGGCCCGCCTGGACCGGGCCTTCGGGGTGGTGGTGGACCCCTTCCCCTTTTACGAGATCGGCTCCCCGGACCAGCTCATCGAGGCCGCAGCCCGGGTGGCCCCCGGGGCCGAGGGCCGTATTCCCGGCTGCTACGTCCATCCGGAGGCCAGCCCGGTTGGATCCCTTCGCCGCTGCGTCCTGGGCCCGGGGGCCCGGCTCCACCCCGCCTTCCGGGACCAGGATGCGTTCTGGTTCCAGGAAGGGGGACACCTGGTGCGCCTCGCGCTATAG